One Peribacillus simplex NBRC 15720 = DSM 1321 genomic region harbors:
- a CDS encoding ABC transporter ATP-binding protein: MKKAILQIENLTTSFRIGNKYHAAVDDVSFTVNENEIVAVVGESGCGKSALALSIIQLHNKQRTKSEGNINYKGQNLLKLNDVQMNKVRGKELGMIFQEPLTALNPLMTIGKQIEENLDYHTELSSAEKKNRTIELLTQVGIPYPERTYKQYPHELSGGMRQRAMISIAIACNPALVIADEPTTALDVTIQAQILDLLKDIQSRTKMGIILITHDLSVVAEVADRIVVMYAGQVVETGSVKEIFNNPLHPYTRSLLNSIPSAADEKNRLHVIEGIVPSIAKMDRIGCRFQDRIPWIPKHAHEETPRLHEVGNGHFVRCTCYKEFYFQAEGDASAHDITQIR, encoded by the coding sequence ATGAAGAAAGCTATTTTGCAAATAGAAAACCTAACTACCTCATTTCGAATCGGTAACAAATATCATGCAGCGGTGGATGATGTTTCGTTTACGGTGAATGAAAATGAAATTGTAGCAGTTGTTGGAGAATCAGGTTGTGGAAAGAGTGCATTGGCCTTATCTATCATACAATTACATAATAAGCAGAGAACGAAATCCGAAGGAAACATCAATTATAAAGGTCAAAATCTACTAAAGTTGAATGATGTGCAAATGAATAAAGTCCGTGGTAAGGAGTTGGGTATGATATTCCAGGAACCTTTAACGGCTTTGAACCCGCTCATGACCATCGGAAAACAGATCGAGGAGAATCTTGATTACCATACTGAACTTTCTAGTGCTGAAAAAAAGAACAGGACGATCGAACTTTTGACACAAGTGGGAATTCCATACCCTGAACGGACGTACAAGCAATATCCGCATGAGCTCTCGGGCGGAATGCGGCAAAGGGCAATGATCTCGATTGCCATTGCTTGCAACCCTGCACTGGTCATTGCCGATGAACCCACGACGGCACTGGATGTTACGATTCAAGCGCAAATACTTGATTTGCTGAAAGATATCCAAAGCAGGACAAAAATGGGGATCATCTTAATTACACATGATCTGAGCGTCGTAGCAGAGGTAGCTGACAGGATCGTTGTCATGTATGCAGGTCAGGTAGTGGAAACGGGAAGTGTTAAAGAGATATTCAACAATCCGCTGCATCCATATACGAGGTCGTTATTGAATTCGATTCCTTCGGCTGCAGACGAGAAAAACCGTTTGCATGTTATCGAGGGAATCGTTCCATCGATAGCGAAAATGGATAGGATAGGATGTCGCTTCCAAGATAGGATTCCTTGGATACCTAAACATGCGCATGAAGAGACACCCCGACTTCACGAAGTGGGCAACGGTCATTTTGTGCGCTGTACCTGCTATAAAGAATTTTATTTTCAAGCTGAAGGAGATGCATCGGCCCATGACATTACTCAAATTAGATAA
- a CDS encoding Bax inhibitor-1 family protein has translation MYSQTVQTYMPSVMRTFALSLAVSVLGMALGTLVPPSLFLPLAILEIVMLIGAFILRRKKAIGYTFLYSFTLISGITTYPIIAHYLAAAGANVVILAGVTTTVVFGGLAVYATTTKRDLSFLGGMLFAALLALLVISIFNIFSPLSSTAMLVFSFIGILVFSGYILYDFNRMKHYGVTAEEVPLMALNLYLDFINLFINILRFFGILASDD, from the coding sequence ATGTATTCACAAACTGTACAAACATATATGCCGTCTGTCATGCGGACGTTCGCTTTATCACTTGCCGTTTCCGTTTTAGGGATGGCTCTCGGCACTCTTGTTCCGCCATCCTTGTTTCTTCCCTTAGCGATACTTGAGATCGTCATGTTGATTGGAGCGTTCATATTACGAAGGAAAAAAGCCATCGGTTACACATTCTTGTATAGTTTCACTTTGATTTCTGGCATTACGACCTATCCGATCATTGCACACTACCTAGCCGCTGCAGGGGCAAATGTGGTAATCCTGGCAGGTGTTACGACGACAGTCGTATTTGGAGGACTGGCGGTTTATGCCACAACCACCAAAAGGGACCTTTCTTTCTTGGGAGGAATGTTATTTGCGGCCTTATTAGCTTTATTGGTCATTAGCATTTTCAACATTTTCTCTCCATTAAGCTCTACAGCCATGCTGGTCTTTTCATTTATTGGGATTTTAGTTTTCAGTGGTTATATTTTATATGATTTCAATCGAATGAAGCATTACGGGGTTACAGCCGAAGAAGTACCGCTAATGGCCTTGAATCTATATCTTGATTTCATTAACCTATTCATTAACATCTTGCGCTTCTTTGGTATTTTAGCAAGCGATGACTAA
- a CDS encoding acyl-CoA thioesterase: protein MEEIKHCRDSLVIKTSLVLPPDTNNIGTMFGGKLMAYIDDVAAISAMRHARSNVVTASTDSVDFLHPIHEGNAVCLESFVTYTGRTSMEIIVKVIAEDLVTGDRNLCVISFLTFVAINEEGKPIPVPRLVPETEMEMNLNESAKQRAQIRKKRREDTQFIASTFGVKLPWTDQSKPGLYK from the coding sequence ATGGAAGAAATAAAACATTGCCGGGACTCTTTGGTCATAAAAACAAGCCTTGTCCTCCCGCCGGATACAAATAATATTGGTACGATGTTCGGAGGCAAATTAATGGCATACATTGATGATGTAGCGGCTATATCAGCTATGCGTCATGCGCGAAGTAACGTCGTTACTGCATCAACTGATTCTGTCGATTTCCTGCACCCTATTCACGAAGGAAATGCAGTTTGCCTTGAAAGCTTCGTGACTTATACGGGCAGAACATCAATGGAAATCATCGTAAAGGTGATTGCAGAGGATTTAGTTACAGGAGATCGAAATTTATGCGTCATTTCCTTCTTGACATTTGTTGCCATTAATGAAGAAGGTAAACCAATTCCGGTTCCGCGTTTGGTTCCAGAAACAGAGATGGAAATGAATTTAAATGAATCAGCAAAACAACGGGCCCAAATAAGGAAAAAAAGAAGGGAAGATACACAGTTCATTGCAAGTACTTTCGGTGTGAAACTGCCATGGACCGATCAATCAAAACCAGGATTATATAAATAA
- a CDS encoding M15 family metallopeptidase, with amino-acid sequence MKATWVRTCLVLGFFGLLLGLLFKYMLPPDLDEIELTDELNPIVAEKKDELIQQANDKGIPVIITAGYRSLAEQNELFEKGRTGSGNIVTNARGGESLHNFGLAIDFALLNKQGEAIWDMRYDGNDNGKSDWMEVVTIAKELGFDWGGDWAGFKDYPHLQMTFGLSLRELQQGKRPKGR; translated from the coding sequence GTGAAAGCCACTTGGGTAAGGACATGTTTGGTATTGGGCTTTTTCGGATTGTTGCTTGGGCTCTTGTTCAAATATATGCTTCCGCCAGATTTAGATGAAATCGAACTGACTGACGAGCTGAATCCGATCGTCGCCGAAAAAAAAGATGAGCTCATTCAACAGGCTAATGACAAAGGCATCCCGGTAATCATTACGGCAGGGTACCGGTCTTTAGCCGAGCAAAATGAACTCTTTGAAAAGGGCCGAACAGGCTCGGGGAACATCGTAACGAATGCAAGAGGTGGCGAGTCACTGCATAATTTCGGTTTGGCGATAGATTTTGCCCTCCTTAACAAACAAGGCGAGGCCATTTGGGATATGCGTTATGACGGCAACGATAATGGAAAGTCGGATTGGATGGAAGTCGTAACCATCGCTAAAGAGTTAGGTTTTGATTGGGGAGGAGATTGGGCAGGGTTCAAGGATTATCCGCATTTACAAATGACATTTGGCTTGAGCCTGCGTGAGCTGCAACAAGGCAAGCGGCCAAAAGGGCGGTGA
- a CDS encoding DinB family protein: MNENEKIREELLHAVNGLSDEQLNAHPETGRWSIIQVLDHLYLMERAITKSISDKLKSDDSNPAVDKPIELTLNREVKVQAPPFVIPSESYQTLSEVKDKLSESRKAFVQVIDHAKEIDLEQKSFPHPLFKDLSLKQWIPFVGLHEKRHLLQIEELKAKL, translated from the coding sequence ATGAATGAAAATGAAAAAATCAGGGAAGAACTTTTACATGCGGTCAACGGTCTATCGGATGAACAGCTGAACGCCCATCCTGAAACAGGACGATGGAGCATCATCCAGGTATTGGATCATTTATATTTAATGGAGAGGGCCATAACAAAGAGCATTTCCGATAAATTGAAAAGCGACGATAGCAATCCTGCTGTGGATAAACCGATCGAGCTTACTTTAAATCGTGAAGTGAAGGTCCAGGCCCCGCCATTTGTCATTCCGTCAGAATCATACCAAACTTTGAGTGAAGTTAAAGATAAGTTGTCCGAATCACGAAAAGCTTTTGTACAGGTCATTGACCATGCAAAGGAAATTGATCTCGAGCAAAAGTCTTTTCCACACCCTTTGTTTAAAGATTTAAGCTTGAAGCAATGGATTCCGTTCGTGGGACTACATGAAAAACGGCATTTATTGCAAATTGAAGAATTGAAAGCAAAGTTATAA
- a CDS encoding ABC transporter ATP-binding protein, whose translation MSGGHIPFSHKGRSAMHAIPSKGSIWLMFKQMFNRVPSKWKFCTLVLCIMLFISLLEFSIPQLTQFTIDKIIPEKRYDSLIWIGTGILCAAILLALLNYFNSYIVSKVGQTAIMDIRNSMYDHIQTLDMKFFDKNRTGDLMSRLTNDVNLLQQLISSSMLQVLTDTVTFIAVAVYMLFINWKLTIVLLFTFPFMFYITRVFGKRIRMSFRSVQSSAGDVSNQLQDSISGMRLIQSFTNEEFESRRFAERNQENMAANIKSVRLRSMFGPIIDLLNNIGLVAVIVFGAWQVMEGEFTIGLIVAFLAYLRLLQSPVRNFSRVISIVQQSAAAFERITEILETQPEISDKRNAIELPSIKKQIEFQCVDFAYDESVPVLNNLNLTMKAGQVTALVGSSGAGKSTITSLLIRFYDPQDGTIKMDGHDIKDVSLKSLRGQIGIVSQDIILFNGSIRDNIVYGKLDATDDEINQSAKAANAHDFISTFPDGYDSQIGERGVKLSGGQKQRIAIARALLKNPQIIILDEATAALDTESEHLIQEALSRLLINRTSIVIAHRLSTIHNADQIVVLEKGQVQEKGTHEQLLQNNGRYKQLHDLQFPQLKVISNS comes from the coding sequence ATGAGTGGAGGACATATTCCATTCAGCCACAAAGGCCGCAGTGCCATGCATGCAATACCCTCAAAAGGAAGCATATGGTTGATGTTCAAACAAATGTTCAATCGGGTCCCATCCAAATGGAAGTTTTGCACTTTGGTTTTATGTATCATGCTTTTCATTTCATTGCTTGAGTTCTCCATCCCCCAGTTGACGCAGTTTACAATTGATAAAATCATTCCCGAAAAAAGATATGACTCGTTAATCTGGATTGGCACAGGAATTCTTTGTGCTGCCATCTTATTGGCTTTACTGAACTACTTTAACAGCTATATCGTTTCCAAGGTCGGTCAAACAGCTATTATGGATATACGGAATAGCATGTATGACCATATTCAAACACTGGATATGAAATTCTTTGATAAAAACCGTACTGGTGACTTAATGTCCCGGTTGACCAATGATGTCAATTTACTGCAGCAGCTCATCTCTTCAAGCATGCTTCAAGTCTTGACTGACACGGTGACTTTCATTGCCGTGGCGGTATATATGCTTTTCATTAACTGGAAGCTGACCATTGTCCTTCTTTTTACATTCCCTTTCATGTTCTATATCACAAGGGTATTCGGGAAACGCATCAGGATGTCATTTAGGTCTGTGCAAAGTTCCGCAGGAGATGTCAGCAACCAGTTACAGGATTCCATTTCAGGAATGCGGCTCATTCAATCTTTTACTAATGAAGAATTCGAATCAAGGCGGTTTGCTGAGCGTAATCAGGAAAATATGGCTGCAAACATTAAGTCCGTTCGGCTACGTTCCATGTTCGGTCCGATTATTGATTTATTGAACAATATCGGTCTTGTAGCAGTCATTGTGTTCGGGGCTTGGCAAGTGATGGAAGGTGAATTCACAATAGGATTAATCGTGGCCTTCCTCGCCTATCTGAGGTTACTGCAGAGTCCCGTTCGCAATTTTAGCCGGGTCATCAGCATTGTCCAGCAATCAGCCGCCGCCTTTGAAAGGATAACTGAAATATTGGAAACACAACCTGAAATAAGTGACAAGCGAAATGCCATTGAACTCCCTTCCATAAAAAAGCAAATTGAATTTCAATGTGTTGATTTTGCTTATGATGAGAGTGTTCCTGTACTCAACAATCTAAACCTGACTATGAAAGCTGGTCAAGTAACCGCTCTGGTCGGCTCCTCTGGCGCAGGAAAATCGACCATAACGAGCCTTTTGATCCGATTTTATGATCCGCAAGATGGAACAATTAAAATGGATGGTCATGATATCAAAGATGTGTCACTGAAATCATTACGGGGACAAATAGGAATTGTTTCCCAGGATATCATTTTATTCAACGGTTCCATCCGTGATAACATCGTATATGGCAAACTTGATGCTACAGATGATGAAATCAACCAATCCGCCAAAGCGGCAAATGCGCATGACTTTATCAGTACCTTTCCTGATGGTTATGATTCTCAAATTGGAGAGCGCGGAGTCAAGCTTTCAGGTGGACAAAAACAGCGCATTGCCATTGCCCGGGCACTTTTGAAAAATCCGCAAATCATCATTCTCGATGAAGCAACGGCGGCCCTGGATACAGAATCCGAACATTTGATCCAGGAAGCATTGTCACGTTTATTGATAAACCGCACTTCAATAGTCATCGCACATCGTTTATCAACCATTCATAATGCCGATCAAATTGTCGTTCTGGAAAAAGGGCAGGTTCAGGAAAAAGGAACACATGAACAGTTATTGCAAAATAACGGCAGATACAAGCAGCTCCATGACTTGCAGTTCCCTCAACTAAAAGTCATATCAAATTCCTAG
- a CDS encoding GDSL-type esterase/lipase family protein: protein MKKLAGLLIIVLVICFAAYEFQASESEDVQRVMAFGDSLTYGKGDKDGEGYIEGLEDELNNPESEQKVSFWNYGIKGQETDGVMKQLDDYRIKTKLDEADTFIVYIGTNDLINSNGGDLEKISDRKINEGKREYISHLNKITSTLIDANGKADILVVGLYNPSKGNQKLEKHIHDYNQSIKGIADKDKRMLFIPTNDLFEDKKKTEYFSDKLHPNEKGYQLIANRVLESYDFK from the coding sequence ATGAAAAAATTGGCAGGTTTATTGATTATAGTACTAGTTATATGTTTTGCTGCATATGAATTTCAGGCCTCGGAGTCGGAGGATGTGCAAAGGGTGATGGCTTTTGGAGATTCATTAACCTATGGAAAAGGGGATAAGGACGGGGAAGGATATATAGAAGGTCTGGAAGATGAATTGAATAATCCGGAATCGGAACAAAAAGTGAGTTTTTGGAATTACGGTATAAAAGGCCAGGAAACGGATGGGGTGATGAAACAGCTTGATGATTACCGCATTAAAACGAAACTTGATGAAGCCGATACTTTCATCGTTTATATTGGAACGAATGACTTGATCAATAGTAATGGAGGGGACTTGGAGAAAATAAGTGACCGAAAAATCAATGAGGGTAAACGGGAGTATATCAGCCATCTGAATAAGATTACATCAACACTGATAGATGCAAACGGTAAAGCGGATATTCTGGTAGTAGGACTATATAACCCAAGTAAAGGCAATCAAAAACTTGAAAAGCACATTCACGATTATAACCAGTCAATAAAGGGAATAGCGGATAAAGATAAAAGGATGTTATTCATTCCTACGAATGATCTTTTTGAAGATAAAAAGAAAACAGAGTATTTCAGTGATAAGTTACATCCGAATGAAAAAGGGTATCAGCTCATTGCGAATCGGGTTTTGGAAAGTTATGATTTCAAATGA
- a CDS encoding GNAT family N-acetyltransferase, translating to MEEHIEFSEAELSDLPRIVEIYNSTIASRMVTADTEPVSVQSRVKWFEEHHSESRPLYIITIEGKTAGWMSFQSFYGRPAYNSTAEISIYIDDYFRGKGIGQISIQKAIELSPKLGVKTLLGFIFAHNIPSLKLFSKFGFEEWAHLPQVAELDGIERDLIILGKRVDI from the coding sequence ATGGAAGAACACATAGAGTTTAGTGAGGCAGAACTATCTGATCTACCCAGAATTGTTGAAATATATAATTCGACAATTGCTTCAAGAATGGTCACGGCAGATACGGAACCTGTATCCGTCCAATCGAGGGTTAAATGGTTTGAGGAACATCATTCAGAAAGTAGACCGCTATATATCATTACTATAGAAGGGAAAACTGCTGGATGGATGAGCTTTCAATCCTTTTATGGCCGACCGGCCTATAATTCCACTGCCGAAATCAGCATTTATATTGATGATTATTTCCGGGGAAAAGGAATCGGTCAAATTTCGATTCAAAAGGCAATTGAATTGAGTCCAAAATTAGGTGTTAAGACTCTATTGGGTTTCATTTTCGCTCACAATATACCAAGCCTTAAGCTTTTTTCAAAGTTCGGGTTTGAAGAATGGGCACATTTACCTCAAGTTGCCGAGCTGGATGGCATTGAGAGGGATTTGATCATTCTTGGTAAACGTGTCGATATTTAA
- a CDS encoding aspartyl-phosphate phosphatase Spo0E family protein has product MPCRKVTIEKVEEKRQEMIKLAAIYGLTSLLTVQASQELDTLLNALTSKRDSEYFSLQKAYRYF; this is encoded by the coding sequence ATGCCTTGCCGTAAGGTAACTATAGAAAAAGTAGAAGAGAAGAGACAAGAAATGATCAAATTGGCAGCAATTTACGGCCTAACAAGTCTGCTAACTGTTCAAGCCAGTCAAGAATTGGATACGCTATTAAATGCGTTAACAAGTAAAAGAGATTCTGAATATTTTTCCCTCCAGAAAGCATATAGGTATTTTTAA
- a CDS encoding Fur-regulated basic protein FbpA, with protein sequence MAELFKRIEQRKAKLIEELLANGVYKTSDERHLYDAPLKVLEDEYKIVINRPNNESPSEWMT encoded by the coding sequence ATGGCAGAATTATTTAAGAGGATTGAACAGAGGAAGGCAAAGCTTATTGAAGAGTTATTGGCTAATGGAGTATACAAAACCTCTGATGAAAGGCACCTTTATGATGCCCCATTAAAAGTACTTGAAGATGAATATAAGATTGTTATAAATAGACCTAATAACGAGTCACCTTCTGAATGGATGACATAG
- the tenA gene encoding thiaminase II produces MENTKLETFSDRLHARAKEIWKRNHSHPFVQAIGNGTLPEKKFAYYLKQDYIYLMDYSKLFALGVIKAHNIETMAKFASILNETLQVEMDIHRHYASEFGISSKELEDTEPTPTTLAYTGYMLNAAQHGTLADLIACLLPCAWDYYEIGLLLKEQNGAALENNRYADWIRSYSSPEFGEAHKWLIALLEELTEGMPEKELLRLEKHFLVTSRYEYLFWDMVQNEQDWPL; encoded by the coding sequence ATGGAGAATACTAAATTAGAAACATTCAGTGATAGACTGCATGCACGGGCAAAAGAGATTTGGAAAAGGAACCATTCACATCCCTTTGTCCAGGCAATTGGAAACGGCACTCTTCCTGAAAAGAAATTTGCCTATTACCTGAAGCAGGACTATATCTATCTCATGGATTATTCCAAGCTCTTTGCTTTAGGTGTCATCAAAGCTCATAACATCGAAACCATGGCAAAGTTTGCGAGTATTTTAAATGAAACCCTTCAAGTGGAAATGGATATTCATCGGCATTATGCCTCCGAATTCGGGATCAGTTCCAAGGAATTGGAAGATACAGAACCTACTCCAACCACTCTAGCCTATACAGGTTACATGCTAAATGCAGCTCAGCATGGGACTTTGGCAGACTTGATCGCCTGTCTCCTGCCTTGCGCTTGGGATTATTATGAAATCGGTTTGCTATTAAAAGAACAAAATGGAGCAGCATTGGAGAACAATCGCTATGCAGATTGGATAAGGTCCTATTCATCTCCTGAATTCGGGGAAGCACACAAGTGGCTGATCGCTTTGTTGGAAGAATTGACGGAAGGGATGCCAGAAAAGGAACTTCTTAGATTAGAAAAGCACTTTTTGGTTACTTCCCGATATGAATATTTATTCTGGGATATGGTTCAAAATGAGCAGGATTGGCCACTGTAG
- the thiW gene encoding energy coupling factor transporter S component ThiW, which translates to MMINPIKKLTLTAMITAITTLTSSFIFIPAGFAKVFPIQHLANVLTAVLLGPAYAVTQAFLVSIIRNMSGTGSIFAFPGSMIGALLAAILYRKTQSLKFACLGEVIGTGILGSLACYPLAILLLGEKAALFGFLPAFMLSSFAGAILAFILLKILLKNNYMKGFFYENSINHRRL; encoded by the coding sequence ATGATGATAAATCCTATCAAGAAACTGACGTTGACTGCAATGATCACGGCTATAACGACGCTGACCAGTTCATTTATTTTCATCCCTGCAGGATTTGCAAAGGTCTTTCCTATTCAGCATCTGGCAAATGTCCTGACTGCCGTTCTATTAGGGCCTGCTTATGCTGTGACTCAAGCCTTTTTAGTATCCATCATTAGAAACATGTCTGGTACCGGTTCAATTTTCGCCTTTCCCGGCAGCATGATCGGTGCACTTTTGGCTGCCATCCTTTATCGAAAAACACAAAGCTTAAAATTCGCTTGCTTAGGGGAAGTGATCGGGACCGGCATTCTCGGTTCCCTAGCCTGTTATCCACTTGCCATCCTCCTATTGGGAGAAAAAGCTGCTCTTTTTGGTTTTTTACCGGCTTTTATGCTCAGTTCATTCGCAGGTGCGATTTTAGCTTTCATATTACTTAAAATACTTCTAAAAAATAATTATATGAAGGGGTTTTTTTATGAAAACAGCATTAACCATCGCAGGCTCTGA
- the thiD gene encoding bifunctional hydroxymethylpyrimidine kinase/phosphomethylpyrimidine kinase has product MKTALTIAGSDSGGGAGIQADLKTFSAHGVFGMSAITAVTAQNTMEVRSVQPIETAIISDQIAAIFEDIPVDAVKIGMLGSKEIVETVAASLKTFMPAIVILDPVMISKSGHHLLDEKAVSALKMDLLPLATLVTPNVPEAEVLTGLSIRTEQDFYRACISIQEMGPKAVLLKGGHAAGNPNDLFYDGTDFHWIRGERIHTKNTHGTGCTLSSAITSNLANGLPLQVSIELAKTYISEAIRNSFSIGKGHGPVHHFHSFSKKERSDLV; this is encoded by the coding sequence ATGAAAACAGCATTAACCATCGCAGGCTCTGATTCAGGGGGCGGTGCTGGAATACAAGCGGATCTAAAAACATTTTCTGCACATGGTGTCTTTGGGATGTCTGCCATCACAGCCGTAACCGCACAAAATACAATGGAAGTCCGTTCAGTACAGCCAATTGAAACAGCTATCATATCAGATCAAATTGCTGCTATCTTTGAAGATATTCCTGTCGATGCAGTAAAAATAGGCATGCTTGGATCAAAAGAAATAGTGGAAACAGTCGCTGCGTCCCTTAAAACCTTCATGCCTGCCATCGTTATCCTTGACCCTGTCATGATTTCCAAAAGCGGCCACCATTTGCTCGACGAAAAAGCTGTCTCTGCCTTAAAAATGGATTTGCTTCCGCTTGCAACACTTGTAACCCCAAATGTACCGGAAGCGGAAGTACTTACAGGTTTGTCGATTCGGACGGAACAAGATTTCTACAGGGCATGCATTTCGATACAAGAAATGGGTCCCAAAGCCGTTCTACTTAAAGGAGGCCATGCAGCAGGAAATCCAAATGATCTTTTTTATGATGGGACTGACTTCCATTGGATCAGGGGAGAGCGCATTCATACAAAAAACACTCATGGTACAGGCTGTACCCTATCATCCGCCATTACATCAAACCTGGCAAACGGACTGCCATTGCAAGTGTCGATCGAACTGGCCAAGACCTATATTTCTGAAGCGATACGCAATAGCTTTTCAATTGGTAAAGGTCATGGACCTGTCCATCATTTTCATTCATTTTCAAAAAAAGAACGGAGTGACTTAGTATGA
- the thiM gene encoding hydroxyethylthiazole kinase yields MKVSAADLFVKVRERKPLVHQITNFVTVNDCANATLAIGGSPVMTSSPREVADMVKLADALVLNFGTIDDKALEAMEIAGKTANALDIPVILDPVGVGATSYRTEQVKELLSKVTFQIIRGNASEILSLMGGDTVTRGVDSGELAISNAELAARAANKLNSIVVVSGARDAVSDGKHTSIIDNGNLLLTNVTGTGCMSTALIGTFSGVTDDFYSAAIAGISTMSISGELAAANLQKDEGTGTFRVRLIDAISRMDKEIWMHEVKINEEVPN; encoded by the coding sequence ATGAAGGTTTCTGCAGCTGATTTATTCGTGAAGGTTAGAGAAAGAAAACCACTCGTTCACCAAATCACCAACTTTGTTACGGTCAACGACTGTGCAAATGCCACCCTTGCCATCGGTGGTTCACCAGTAATGACATCGAGCCCAAGAGAAGTGGCGGATATGGTCAAATTAGCAGATGCATTGGTCCTGAATTTCGGTACGATCGATGATAAAGCCTTGGAAGCAATGGAGATTGCCGGTAAGACGGCAAATGCCCTGGATATCCCGGTCATTTTGGACCCGGTTGGAGTTGGTGCCACCTCCTATCGTACAGAGCAGGTCAAAGAGCTCCTAAGTAAGGTTACTTTCCAAATCATTCGCGGAAATGCGAGTGAGATCCTTTCATTGATGGGTGGGGATACCGTTACACGCGGGGTGGATTCGGGGGAACTTGCGATTAGCAATGCAGAGCTGGCTGCACGAGCGGCAAATAAATTGAATAGTATCGTCGTGGTCAGCGGAGCTAGGGATGCGGTCAGCGATGGAAAACATACGTCCATCATCGACAATGGGAACCTCCTATTAACAAATGTTACAGGTACCGGTTGCATGTCCACTGCTCTAATCGGCACTTTTTCCGGAGTCACTGATGATTTCTATTCTGCGGCAATTGCCGGTATCTCAACCATGAGTATTTCAGGGGAACTAGCTGCTGCAAACCTTCAAAAAGATGAAGGAACAGGGACGTTTCGTGTGCGATTAATCGATGCAATATCGAGAATGGATAAGGAAATCTGGATGCATGAGGTGAAAATAAATGAAGAAGTCCCAAATTGA
- the thiE gene encoding thiamine phosphate synthase → MKKSQIDLSLYLVTEESIALEKLTKIIAESVSGGVSIVQLREKNNSSLSFYKKASALKQLLNELSIPLIINDRVDIALAVAADGIHIGQDDLPLPVVKQMVPEDMIVGVSVSTLEEALEAERNGADYVGVGSVFPTKTKKDATLMAIGDLEEICRSVSIPAVAIGGITADNISALSNSGLSGTAVVSAIMNADSPKTASESLLKIIKDFK, encoded by the coding sequence ATGAAGAAGTCCCAAATTGATTTAAGTCTGTATTTAGTTACTGAAGAGTCCATAGCATTAGAAAAATTGACCAAAATAATTGCAGAATCGGTTTCAGGAGGAGTCTCGATTGTACAACTTAGAGAGAAAAATAATTCCTCACTCTCCTTTTATAAAAAAGCTTCTGCATTAAAACAGTTATTGAACGAGCTGTCCATTCCCCTTATCATCAATGACCGGGTGGATATAGCACTTGCGGTTGCAGCGGACGGAATTCATATTGGGCAAGATGACCTTCCACTGCCTGTCGTCAAACAAATGGTTCCTGAAGATATGATTGTCGGTGTATCTGTCTCCACTCTTGAAGAAGCTCTCGAAGCTGAACGAAATGGAGCAGACTATGTCGGAGTCGGTTCCGTTTTCCCTACCAAGACCAAAAAAGATGCAACTCTTATGGCAATTGGGGATCTGGAGGAAATTTGTCGAAGCGTATCAATTCCCGCCGTAGCAATTGGGGGTATCACTGCCGATAACATTTCCGCTCTTTCTAATAGCGGGTTATCCGGTACCGCAGTCGTCTCGGCCATCATGAATGCAGATAGTCCGAAGACTGCCTCCGAATCCCTTTTAAAAATAATAAAAGACTTTAAATAA